From the genome of Candidatus Microthrix subdominans, one region includes:
- a CDS encoding phospho-N-acetylmuramoyl-pentapeptide-transferase, with product MIRLLLAAGISLAVSLFGTRFLIAWLTHHRIGQPIHEDVPEGHTTKAGTPTMGGIAIVSGGLIGYLGSNLYRGTESNLGYTRTGLYVMLAIAGAGVVGLADDWIKVANERNLGLNSRAKMLGLLTVAVAVAWALASRTDVALTINFTRGSLPGWELPKLAWVAWAVVLITGSANAVNLTDGLDGLAAGAASFGFSAYVVVGFWTFRYPEIYQVTDALDVAVVAAAMLGACVGFLWWNAAPAQIFMGDTGSLAIGTGLACLALATNTQLLLPIVGALFVIETLSVILQVASFKITGRRIFRMAPIHHHFEMAGWPETTVIIRMWLLTGMCTALGIGLFYGDFLRTGAAG from the coding sequence ATGATCCGCCTGCTCCTCGCCGCCGGGATCTCGTTGGCCGTGTCGCTGTTCGGCACCAGGTTTCTCATCGCCTGGTTGACGCACCACCGCATCGGTCAGCCGATCCACGAGGACGTGCCCGAGGGGCACACGACCAAGGCCGGCACCCCGACGATGGGCGGCATCGCCATCGTCTCCGGTGGCCTGATCGGCTACCTGGGCTCGAATCTGTATCGGGGTACCGAGAGCAACCTGGGGTACACCCGCACCGGGCTGTACGTCATGTTGGCGATCGCAGGGGCAGGCGTTGTCGGCCTCGCCGACGACTGGATCAAGGTGGCCAACGAGCGCAACCTGGGCCTCAACAGCCGGGCCAAGATGCTCGGGCTGTTGACCGTGGCCGTGGCGGTCGCCTGGGCGCTGGCGTCGCGCACCGACGTCGCCCTCACGATCAACTTCACCCGAGGCTCGCTGCCGGGCTGGGAGCTGCCCAAGCTGGCATGGGTGGCCTGGGCGGTCGTGTTGATCACCGGTTCGGCCAACGCCGTCAACCTGACCGACGGTCTCGATGGGTTGGCTGCCGGAGCCGCCTCGTTCGGTTTCTCCGCCTACGTCGTCGTCGGGTTCTGGACCTTCCGTTACCCGGAGATCTACCAGGTGACCGATGCGCTCGATGTGGCGGTGGTCGCCGCCGCCATGCTGGGCGCCTGCGTCGGGTTCCTGTGGTGGAACGCGGCCCCGGCGCAGATCTTCATGGGCGATACCGGCTCCCTGGCGATCGGCACCGGCCTGGCCTGCCTGGCGCTGGCCACCAACACCCAGTTGCTGTTGCCGATCGTCGGCGCCCTGTTCGTCATCGAGACGCTGTCGGTGATCCTGCAGGTGGCCAGCTTCAAGATCACCGGCCGACGGATCTTCCGGATGGCGCCGATCCACCACCACTTCGAGATGGCGGGGTGGCCCGAGACCACCGTCATCATCCGGATGTGGCTGCTGACCGGCATGTGCACCGCGCTGGGGATCGGCCTGTTCTACGGCGACTTCCTGCGCACCGGGGCCGCCGGCTGA
- the ftsW gene encoding putative lipid II flippase FtsW yields the protein MTPTAMLLVALVAALCAMGLLMVLSASAVKSLDTGGTPYRFFTKQALFVGMGAVAMWVMSRFDHRRLRELALPLVGVSFGLLFLLAIPGNPLAVTVNGSRRWLGVGFVQFQPSELAKIAIIVFAADLLANRRDQMGDPVRTVRPVMAVLAVFAAFVMLQPDLGTTVLLAVLAFAILGVAGATPTGLATYATPALAVGAAASMWGYRRARMLAFLDPWEHPTTSGYQTLQAQVSLASGGWFGSGIGTSRAKYGFLPEAHTDFVYAIIGEEFGLAGALVVQALYLLFFFAGLRVARTASDRFSKLVATGIATWIGIQAFVNLGVATGALPNKGITLPFLSYGGSSIIITMAAAGILINIARSQGMAVPTRTSAESATRAAAR from the coding sequence ATGACACCAACCGCCATGCTGTTGGTGGCGCTGGTGGCGGCGCTGTGCGCCATGGGCCTGTTGATGGTGTTGTCGGCATCCGCGGTGAAGTCGCTCGACACCGGCGGGACCCCGTACCGCTTCTTCACCAAGCAGGCGCTGTTCGTCGGGATGGGTGCGGTGGCGATGTGGGTGATGTCGCGCTTCGACCACCGTCGGCTGCGCGAGCTGGCGCTGCCACTGGTCGGCGTCTCGTTTGGGCTGTTGTTTCTGCTGGCCATTCCCGGCAACCCGTTGGCGGTCACGGTCAACGGGTCCCGGCGGTGGCTGGGCGTGGGGTTTGTGCAGTTCCAGCCCTCCGAGCTGGCCAAGATCGCCATCATCGTCTTCGCCGCCGACCTGCTCGCCAACCGGCGCGATCAGATGGGCGACCCGGTGCGCACCGTTCGGCCGGTGATGGCAGTGCTCGCCGTGTTCGCCGCCTTCGTGATGTTGCAGCCGGACCTGGGCACGACCGTCCTGCTCGCCGTCCTGGCCTTTGCGATCCTCGGGGTGGCCGGCGCGACACCGACAGGGCTGGCCACCTATGCAACACCCGCCCTGGCGGTGGGTGCCGCCGCCTCGATGTGGGGCTATCGCCGGGCACGCATGTTGGCTTTCCTTGATCCGTGGGAGCACCCGACGACCTCCGGGTACCAGACGCTTCAGGCCCAGGTCAGCCTGGCCTCGGGCGGATGGTTTGGGTCGGGGATTGGAACCAGCCGGGCCAAGTACGGCTTCCTGCCCGAGGCCCACACCGACTTTGTCTACGCGATCATCGGCGAAGAATTCGGGCTGGCCGGTGCGCTGGTCGTGCAGGCGTTGTACCTGCTGTTCTTCTTCGCCGGGCTGCGCGTCGCCCGAACCGCCAGCGACCGGTTCTCCAAGCTGGTCGCCACCGGCATCGCCACCTGGATCGGCATCCAGGCCTTTGTCAACCTGGGCGTGGCCACCGGGGCGCTGCCCAACAAGGGCATCACCTTGCCGTTCCTGTCCTACGGCGGCTCGTCGATCATCATCACCATGGCCGCCGCCGGGATCTTGATCAACATCGCCCGCAGCCAGGGGATGGCCGTCCCGACCCGGACCTCGGCCGAGAGCGCCACCAGGGCGGCCGCCCGATGA
- a CDS encoding DUF559 domain-containing protein: MTNSNAMPVEPSVLALAERQLGLISDRQLDELGIDRRRWVRAVANQQWLDLSGRVWLRSGAPCSGLTCGRAVVLHCGAGSAVSHHSAAALWGIPGFRLWPLQVSVPRTSWGGTDRIELSLPRNFVDDQRAIDHRVLVHRPTAWPDRATGMIDGVDVVRPALLLLQLAPVVAPKRLQRILDHLWSRGLLSGPSVAAELAPMLGRGRAGVVAIRTMLDRCGPGYVPPESNLEARLIDLIDAAGIPRPLRQKDLGDNVRWLGRVDLYWPQWLLVVEVDSDRYHGALSDREDDAKRQRALEAAGYTVVRVTEFELWHRRDQVIDRLRSAVAAARAHVAA; encoded by the coding sequence ATGACCAACAGCAACGCAATGCCCGTCGAGCCCTCCGTTCTCGCCTTGGCCGAGCGGCAGCTCGGATTGATCAGCGATCGTCAGCTGGATGAACTGGGCATCGACCGGCGACGGTGGGTTCGGGCGGTCGCCAACCAGCAATGGCTCGATCTGTCGGGCCGGGTGTGGCTGCGCTCGGGTGCCCCGTGCTCGGGGCTGACGTGCGGCCGGGCGGTCGTGCTCCACTGCGGTGCGGGCTCGGCGGTCAGCCACCACAGCGCAGCGGCCTTGTGGGGCATCCCCGGGTTTCGGCTGTGGCCGCTCCAGGTGTCGGTGCCGCGCACATCGTGGGGCGGAACCGATCGGATCGAGCTCTCCCTTCCCCGGAACTTCGTTGACGACCAGCGCGCCATCGACCATCGCGTGCTCGTCCACCGACCGACCGCTTGGCCGGATCGGGCTACCGGCATGATCGACGGTGTGGACGTGGTGCGTCCGGCACTGCTGCTGTTGCAGCTGGCGCCCGTCGTGGCGCCCAAGCGGTTGCAGCGCATCCTCGATCATCTCTGGTCTCGCGGCCTGTTGTCCGGCCCGTCGGTGGCCGCCGAACTCGCACCGATGTTGGGTCGAGGCCGGGCCGGCGTGGTTGCGATCCGCACGATGCTCGACCGCTGCGGGCCCGGTTACGTCCCCCCGGAGAGCAACCTTGAGGCCCGGCTGATCGACTTGATCGACGCTGCCGGCATTCCTCGGCCGCTCCGGCAGAAGGACCTGGGTGACAACGTTCGTTGGCTGGGCCGGGTGGATTTGTACTGGCCTCAGTGGCTGTTGGTTGTCGAGGTCGACTCGGATAGGTACCACGGCGCGCTGAGCGATCGGGAGGATGACGCCAAGCGGCAACGAGCGCTCGAGGCTGCCGGCTACACCGTCGTGCGGGTCACCGAGTTTGAGCTGTGGCACCGCCGGGACCAGGTCATCGACCGGCTGCGCTCAGCGGTGGCAGCTGCCAGGGCCCACGTCGCTGCTTAG
- a CDS encoding septum formation initiator family protein, giving the protein MVGTVGAVMALLLSVLYLQVVMLQRQRELDDLANQSTEVMRENQDLRRNVAELESPDAIVRRATEELGMVPAPEVVYLDPSPAAAPDEPIVRTLGDQPGAPSADAAVPDDPAASDAPTESGPAEGVSG; this is encoded by the coding sequence ATGGTCGGCACGGTCGGGGCCGTGATGGCGTTGCTGCTCAGCGTGCTGTACCTGCAGGTGGTGATGCTGCAACGTCAGCGCGAGCTGGACGACCTGGCCAACCAAAGCACCGAAGTGATGCGTGAGAACCAGGACCTGCGCCGCAACGTGGCCGAGCTCGAGAGCCCGGACGCCATCGTGCGACGCGCCACCGAGGAGCTGGGCATGGTGCCCGCCCCGGAGGTGGTGTACCTCGATCCCTCGCCCGCCGCCGCCCCCGATGAGCCGATCGTCCGGACGCTGGGCGATCAGCCCGGAGCGCCCTCGGCCGATGCGGCGGTCCCCGACGATCCGGCGGCGTCCGACGCTCCCACGGAGAGCGGACCGGCCGAAGGTGTTTCAGGATGA
- a CDS encoding penicillin-binding protein 2 — MTVDPPTGGDRPRTRRASPTPRRAAPERRSDARGGRPPASESVAGAAARPRSEREPGERSRLAADAARTWGHDSADSAAEIWDRVSERFHTRFVARRAHHRARGAPGYSERNRYHALVGVVALLSVLVTVKLVNIQVISPDRYLNLGTNQRVKMDDLPGPRGTIRDRNGVDLALSVQMVTLIADPKRVTDPGKATDIIAGEVDVDADELAARLGDSNSRFTYVARQIDPRTGEAVLKKLQKAGIAGFFIEDDQQRVNPAESLASAVVGRTDIDGAGTSGIEKTLDDQLTGTPGERIVERAPDGSGIANAPHKAVPAIPGEDVTLTLDQTLQYEAERQLVAAVDSESANAGVAIMGDPRTGELLAVANVARNQDTGEVSPVIYNMAFAAAFEAGSVMKVVTVAGAYEDNKTDPNEQIMVPASLKVGDHDYTDSHWHPTEPWRVQQIVAQSSNIGTITLGQRVGAKRLEELLRSFGFGARTELDLPGESRGLLSSSDDWYPTDLASISIGQGIAVTPVQLWSAYNVIANEGLYVPPRLIEEVGGPDGTAKPVPAGEERRVIRPEVARWMNLALQQVVLDGTASEWSLPGYTVAAKTGTARKPNPDTGRYDWGGGSYRYNTVFSGFLPASDPQLSITVLLDEPKNHLSGASAAGPVFNELAKAGLTHLQIPPDRPSVPRAESGDDEGDGPVRATPAPPAPPRTTPEDERAAAEGSGGARDRAVDGDGEVSVDDDQLAEGTPDG; from the coding sequence ATGACCGTCGACCCGCCCACCGGCGGCGATCGGCCACGCACGCGGCGGGCCTCGCCTACGCCGCGTCGGGCTGCGCCCGAGAGGCGCAGCGACGCTCGGGGTGGCCGCCCACCCGCTTCGGAGTCCGTAGCGGGGGCCGCGGCGCGTCCGCGATCCGAGCGTGAGCCCGGCGAGCGGTCCCGCCTCGCCGCCGACGCGGCGCGAACGTGGGGGCACGACAGCGCCGACAGCGCAGCCGAGATCTGGGATCGGGTCAGCGAACGGTTTCACACCCGGTTCGTGGCCAGGCGGGCTCACCACCGCGCCCGGGGCGCCCCTGGGTACTCTGAGCGCAATCGCTACCACGCCCTCGTCGGGGTGGTCGCCCTGCTGTCGGTGTTGGTCACGGTCAAGCTGGTCAACATTCAGGTGATTTCGCCCGACCGCTACCTCAACCTGGGCACCAATCAGCGCGTGAAGATGGACGACCTGCCCGGTCCGAGGGGCACGATCCGGGATCGCAACGGGGTGGACCTGGCGCTGTCGGTTCAGATGGTGACACTGATCGCCGACCCCAAGCGGGTGACCGACCCCGGGAAGGCAACCGACATCATCGCCGGTGAGGTCGACGTCGACGCCGACGAGCTTGCCGCGCGCCTGGGCGATTCGAACTCGCGCTTCACCTACGTTGCTCGCCAGATCGATCCGCGCACCGGCGAGGCCGTCCTCAAAAAGCTTCAAAAGGCCGGCATCGCCGGCTTTTTCATCGAAGATGACCAGCAGCGGGTTAACCCGGCCGAGTCGCTCGCCTCTGCGGTGGTCGGCCGAACCGACATCGACGGGGCGGGCACCTCGGGTATCGAAAAGACGCTCGACGACCAGCTGACCGGCACCCCGGGCGAACGAATCGTCGAACGGGCGCCCGACGGGTCGGGCATCGCCAACGCCCCTCACAAGGCCGTTCCCGCAATCCCGGGCGAGGACGTCACCTTGACGCTCGATCAGACGCTCCAATACGAGGCCGAGCGGCAGTTGGTCGCAGCGGTCGACAGCGAGAGCGCCAACGCCGGCGTGGCGATCATGGGGGACCCGCGGACAGGCGAGCTGCTCGCCGTGGCCAACGTCGCCCGCAACCAGGACACGGGCGAAGTGTCGCCGGTGATTTACAACATGGCCTTCGCAGCGGCGTTCGAGGCCGGATCGGTCATGAAGGTGGTGACGGTGGCCGGCGCCTACGAGGACAACAAGACCGACCCGAACGAGCAGATCATGGTGCCGGCGAGCCTGAAGGTTGGCGACCACGACTACACCGATAGCCACTGGCACCCGACCGAGCCCTGGCGCGTCCAGCAGATCGTCGCCCAGTCCTCCAACATCGGCACGATCACCCTGGGTCAACGGGTCGGGGCGAAACGGCTCGAGGAACTGCTGCGCTCGTTCGGATTCGGCGCTCGAACCGAGCTGGACCTCCCCGGCGAATCCCGGGGGCTGTTGTCGTCCTCCGACGATTGGTACCCGACCGATCTGGCGTCGATCTCGATCGGACAGGGCATCGCGGTCACCCCGGTGCAGCTGTGGTCGGCCTACAACGTGATCGCCAACGAGGGGCTGTACGTCCCGCCGAGGTTGATCGAGGAGGTCGGCGGTCCCGACGGCACCGCCAAGCCGGTCCCCGCAGGCGAGGAACGCCGGGTGATCCGCCCCGAGGTGGCCCGGTGGATGAACCTGGCGCTCCAGCAGGTGGTGCTCGACGGCACCGCATCGGAGTGGAGCCTGCCGGGCTACACGGTGGCGGCCAAGACCGGTACCGCCCGCAAACCCAACCCGGATACGGGACGCTACGACTGGGGCGGCGGGAGCTACCGCTACAACACGGTCTTCTCGGGTTTCCTGCCCGCCTCGGATCCCCAGCTGTCGATCACGGTGTTGCTCGACGAACCGAAGAACCACCTCAGCGGAGCATCGGCGGCCGGGCCGGTGTTCAACGAGCTGGCGAAGGCCGGGTTGACCCACCTGCAGATCCCCCCGGACCGCCCCAGCGTTCCACGCGCCGAGTCCGGTGACGACGAGGGTGACGGGCCGGTGCGGGCAACCCCGGCGCCGCCGGCGCCGCCGCGCACCACCCCGGAGGATGAACGGGCAGCGGCGGAAGGCTCCGGCGGTGCCCGCGATCGAGCGGTCGACGGCGATGGCGAGGTGTCAGTCGACGATGACCAGCTGGCGGAGGGAACGCCCGATGGCTGA
- a CDS encoding UDP-N-acetylmuramoyl-L-alanyl-D-glutamate--2,6-diaminopimelate ligase: MAERPSAGRRPLPLLGLAELVGGRVVPGSTSPNDPPLHDVAFDSRAPMGPGTLFVAVRGDRSDGHDFVAAAVDAGAVAVMVERLIEGIAVPQMVVTDARAAMGPAAQAIFGHPGTELALVGVTGTNGKTTFVSLLAQLLDNLGERAESMGTLTGARTTPEGPEIARHLRAAVDDGVTAVAMEVSSHALALHRVDGLRFDVAVFTNLGRDHLDFHTTQEAYFAAKARLFEPDRAAAALVNIDDVHGRLLRDAAGALPVTGYALDDLDDLELSPTGSGFGWRGHRVRVALPGRLNLSNVLAALEAAVLLGHEEILVAGAANGLVGPPGRFQVVPLDRDPTGSAAPAVVVDYAHSPDALSSVLDSARELLGPDGRLTVVYGCGGDRDLEKRPEMGRVAAERADRVIITSDNPRSEDPLAIMEQTAQGSMGVATSDTQLTAPELIVDRREAIKAALAEAGPGAMVVIAGKGHETTQTFADRVEDFDDVAVAAEVWAERGRTGGPR; the protein is encoded by the coding sequence ATGGCTGAGCGACCGAGCGCCGGGCGGCGCCCCCTCCCGCTGCTCGGCCTCGCCGAGCTGGTCGGCGGCCGGGTGGTACCCGGCAGCACGTCGCCGAACGATCCTCCGCTGCATGACGTTGCCTTCGACAGCCGCGCCCCGATGGGGCCAGGGACCTTGTTTGTTGCCGTTCGGGGCGACCGTTCGGACGGACACGACTTCGTCGCCGCTGCGGTCGATGCCGGGGCGGTGGCGGTGATGGTCGAACGACTCATCGAGGGGATCGCAGTGCCGCAGATGGTCGTCACCGACGCGCGCGCTGCGATGGGGCCGGCCGCCCAGGCGATCTTCGGTCACCCCGGCACCGAGCTGGCGCTGGTCGGGGTGACGGGGACCAACGGCAAGACGACCTTCGTCAGCCTGTTGGCGCAACTGCTCGACAACCTCGGCGAGCGAGCGGAGTCGATGGGCACGTTGACCGGCGCTCGGACGACACCCGAGGGGCCCGAGATCGCGCGCCACCTACGAGCGGCGGTCGACGACGGCGTCACCGCGGTGGCGATGGAGGTGTCGTCCCACGCCCTGGCCCTGCACCGGGTCGATGGGCTGCGCTTCGACGTGGCCGTGTTCACCAACCTGGGCCGGGACCATCTCGACTTTCACACCACCCAGGAGGCGTACTTCGCCGCCAAGGCACGGCTCTTCGAACCGGACCGGGCGGCAGCCGCGCTGGTCAACATCGATGACGTCCACGGTCGGCTGCTGCGCGACGCTGCCGGCGCGTTGCCCGTGACCGGGTACGCGCTCGACGACCTCGACGACCTCGAACTCAGCCCGACCGGCTCGGGGTTTGGTTGGCGCGGTCACCGGGTGCGGGTTGCCCTGCCGGGGCGGCTCAACCTGTCCAACGTGCTCGCCGCGCTGGAGGCTGCGGTGCTGCTCGGCCACGAGGAGATCCTCGTCGCCGGCGCCGCAAACGGGCTCGTCGGTCCGCCCGGACGATTTCAGGTGGTGCCACTCGACCGGGACCCGACCGGCTCCGCCGCCCCGGCGGTCGTCGTCGACTATGCCCACAGCCCCGACGCCCTGTCCAGCGTCCTCGACAGTGCCCGGGAACTGTTGGGCCCCGATGGCCGACTGACCGTGGTCTACGGCTGCGGCGGCGATCGAGATCTTGAGAAGCGACCGGAGATGGGGCGGGTGGCTGCTGAGCGGGCCGACCGGGTGATCATCACCTCGGACAACCCGCGTTCCGAGGACCCGTTGGCGATCATGGAGCAGACCGCGCAAGGATCGATGGGCGTGGCCACCAGCGACACCCAACTGACCGCTCCCGAACTGATCGTCGACCGTCGGGAGGCGATCAAAGCCGCACTGGCCGAGGCCGGCCCTGGCGCGATGGTCGTCATCGCCGGAAAGGGCCATGAGACCACCCAGACCTTCGCCGACCGGGTGGAGGACTTCGACGACGTCGCGGTCGCCGCCGAGGTGTGGGCCGAGCGTGGGCGGACGGGTGGCCCCCGATGA
- a CDS encoding NUDIX domain-containing protein: MRPTLRRQAARVVALDGDDRVLLIKAHDPARPEAGSWWELPGGGIEPGEASTHACLRELHEEGGITTADIGPVIWTQHVTFDFAGWHFDQNEVIHLARVPSGSEGLGEQRLEAFEAMAFEDRRWWSAEELRSEGVATLPPRLAELLVPIVDGHLPDPPLDIGAEAGGADRR, encoded by the coding sequence ATGCGACCCACCCTCCGACGCCAGGCCGCCCGCGTGGTGGCACTCGACGGCGACGACCGAGTGCTGCTGATCAAGGCCCACGACCCGGCACGACCGGAGGCCGGTTCGTGGTGGGAGCTCCCCGGCGGCGGCATCGAGCCCGGCGAGGCCTCGACCCACGCCTGCCTGCGAGAGTTGCACGAGGAGGGCGGCATCACCACCGCCGACATCGGACCGGTGATCTGGACCCAGCACGTCACCTTCGACTTTGCCGGGTGGCACTTCGACCAGAACGAGGTGATCCACCTGGCCCGCGTCCCCAGCGGATCGGAGGGACTGGGGGAACAACGCCTGGAGGCCTTCGAGGCGATGGCCTTCGAGGACCGCCGCTGGTGGAGCGCCGAGGAACTCCGCTCCGAGGGTGTAGCCACGCTGCCGCCGCGGCTGGCCGAGCTGCTGGTGCCGATCGTCGACGGCCACCTGCCCGATCCACCCCTCGACATCGGTGCGGAAGCGGGCGGGGCGGACCGGCGATAG
- a CDS encoding ROK family protein produces MSGRPVLAIDVGGTKFEAAMVGPDGTVGERHRVETAGATGSSELADRLVSVALAASAGADRPARVGVGTAGPFLVAGEMIAPVNLPVWGGFAIRAHLADALGLEVSVAGDAQALALGERWIGAARNCDNFLAMVVSTGIGGGLVVDGRLLRGELGNAGHLGHVVVVPDGRRCGCGGQGCVEAEASGTALRAITGADPALASPALRRRTGTLVGRAVASVVATLDVPLALVAGGVALGFGADFFEAAQDELSARARLSFARNARIEPAALGAEGPLIGAAALAYEAINAKLFAATNREER; encoded by the coding sequence ATGAGCGGCCGGCCGGTGCTGGCCATCGACGTCGGTGGCACCAAGTTCGAGGCGGCGATGGTCGGGCCGGATGGAACGGTGGGGGAGCGCCACCGCGTCGAGACAGCCGGGGCGACCGGCTCATCGGAGCTGGCCGACCGGCTGGTCAGCGTGGCGCTGGCGGCCAGCGCTGGTGCGGACCGCCCTGCCCGGGTCGGCGTCGGCACCGCCGGGCCCTTCCTCGTCGCCGGCGAGATGATCGCCCCGGTCAACCTGCCGGTGTGGGGTGGCTTCGCCATTCGGGCTCACCTCGCCGACGCGCTGGGTCTGGAGGTGAGCGTCGCCGGGGATGCTCAGGCGCTGGCGCTGGGCGAGCGGTGGATCGGCGCCGCCCGGAACTGCGACAACTTCCTGGCGATGGTCGTGTCGACCGGGATCGGGGGCGGCCTGGTGGTCGATGGTCGGCTGCTGCGGGGTGAGCTGGGCAACGCCGGGCACCTCGGCCACGTCGTCGTCGTGCCCGATGGGCGCAGGTGCGGTTGCGGCGGACAGGGGTGCGTCGAGGCCGAGGCCTCCGGCACCGCGCTGCGGGCGATCACCGGCGCCGATCCGGCGCTGGCGTCGCCGGCTCTGCGGCGCCGCACCGGCACCCTGGTCGGACGCGCCGTCGCCTCGGTCGTCGCCACCCTCGACGTGCCGCTGGCGCTGGTCGCCGGCGGGGTGGCGCTCGGTTTCGGCGCCGACTTTTTCGAGGCAGCGCAGGATGAGCTGTCGGCCCGGGCGCGCCTGAGCTTTGCCCGCAACGCGCGCATCGAGCCGGCTGCGCTGGGTGCGGAGGGTCCGCTGATCGGCGCCGCGGCCCTGGCGTATGAGGCCATCAATGCCAAGCTGTTTGCGGCGACGAATCGGGAGGAACGATGA
- the rsmH gene encoding 16S rRNA (cytosine(1402)-N(4))-methyltransferase RsmH → MEGDRARHDDADFAHRSVLRHEVLEAFEEVPAGLVLDATLGGAGHATALLDARSDLTLLGVDRDPDALAVAAVRMGRFGDRVRLEHANFAQLGELLDRTDEPLVGALFDLGVSSPQIDRPERGFSYRFNGPLDMRMDPTQELTAEVVVNTYPIDRLTKILADGGDVPAARRVAAEIASRRPLTTTDDLVEATQAGTPAAVRRRGNPAKRVFQGIRMEVNDELESLVDALDQTIDRLVLGGRVAVLAYHSGEDRVVKDRFRRADRGACSCPSGLPCVCGSTPEGRLITRKPLFASDAEVADNPRAASVRMRVFEKGRRAS, encoded by the coding sequence ATGGAAGGTGACCGCGCACGCCACGATGACGCGGACTTCGCCCATCGGAGCGTCCTGCGACACGAGGTGCTCGAGGCATTCGAAGAGGTGCCGGCCGGGCTGGTGCTCGACGCCACGCTCGGGGGAGCAGGCCACGCCACAGCGCTGCTGGACGCCCGCAGCGACCTCACCCTCCTCGGCGTGGATCGCGACCCGGATGCGCTCGCAGTGGCGGCGGTCCGGATGGGGCGCTTCGGCGACCGGGTGCGCCTCGAACACGCCAACTTCGCCCAGTTGGGCGAGTTGTTGGACCGCACCGACGAGCCCCTGGTGGGCGCGCTGTTCGATCTCGGGGTCTCGTCCCCGCAGATCGACCGGCCCGAGCGCGGCTTCAGCTATCGATTCAACGGTCCGCTCGACATGCGAATGGACCCCACTCAGGAACTCACCGCGGAGGTGGTTGTGAATACCTACCCGATCGACCGACTGACCAAAATCCTCGCCGACGGCGGGGATGTGCCCGCCGCTCGTCGGGTGGCAGCGGAGATCGCGTCGCGGCGTCCGCTGACCACCACAGACGACCTGGTCGAGGCCACCCAGGCCGGCACCCCCGCGGCGGTGCGCCGGAGGGGCAACCCGGCCAAGCGGGTTTTTCAGGGCATCCGCATGGAGGTCAACGACGAGCTCGAGAGCCTCGTGGATGCACTCGATCAGACGATCGACCGCTTGGTGCTCGGCGGCCGGGTCGCCGTGCTCGCCTACCACTCTGGAGAGGATCGCGTCGTCAAGGACCGCTTCCGTCGGGCAGATCGCGGCGCGTGCAGCTGCCCGTCCGGCCTGCCCTGCGTGTGCGGCTCCACCCCTGAGGGCCGCCTGATCACCCGCAAGCCGCTCTTCGCCAGCGATGCCGAGGTGGCGGACAACCCCCGGGCCGCCAGCGTGCGGATGCGCGTGTTTGAGAAGGGCCGCCGCGCCTCGTGA